Proteins co-encoded in one Kiritimatiellia bacterium genomic window:
- a CDS encoding CCA tRNA nucleotidyltransferase yields the protein MQNDSPLAEGAGKIVSRLRRAGFQALFAGGCVRDMLLGREPKDFDVATDAPPDRVQELFPRSFAVGKAFGVVRVGIRRKILPGKPSAAPQTDYYEVATFRADGVYRDGRHPQSVVFADERADAARRDFTINAMFFDPVEGKVRDYAGGREDLEKKIIRAVGEPDQRFRDDHLRLLRAVRFAATFDFTIESGTALSIKQNAPLIGRVSAERIRQELTRILLEARRPGDALEMMNSLGLLHEILPELEAMRGQEQPPQFHPEGDVWTHTVMMLNASAASPPAARGARLAYAVLLHDVGKPATARRASDRIRFNRHAECGAVMAAAILQRLRLPSADIKAVSYIIGNHMRFMEVRRMRKSTLRRLVTAATFPDELELHRLDCAASHGDMQNYVFLTDFMKKFKNQPVLPPPLITGRDIIALGVPPGPAVGQLKKNLYDAQLEGRFAGRAAALRQLKKELTVQN from the coding sequence ATGCAAAATGATTCGCCATTGGCGGAAGGAGCCGGAAAGATCGTTTCGCGCCTGCGCCGGGCCGGATTTCAGGCGCTTTTCGCCGGCGGATGCGTGCGCGACATGCTCCTCGGCCGCGAACCGAAGGATTTTGACGTCGCTACCGACGCTCCGCCGGACCGCGTGCAGGAATTGTTTCCCCGCTCGTTTGCCGTGGGCAAGGCGTTCGGTGTCGTGCGCGTCGGCATAAGGCGGAAAATTTTGCCCGGGAAACCGTCCGCCGCGCCGCAGACTGATTATTACGAAGTGGCCACCTTCCGCGCCGACGGAGTCTACCGGGACGGGCGGCATCCGCAATCGGTTGTGTTCGCCGATGAGCGCGCCGACGCCGCCCGCCGCGATTTCACGATCAACGCCATGTTTTTTGACCCCGTGGAAGGCAAGGTTCGCGATTATGCCGGCGGGAGAGAAGACCTTGAAAAGAAAATCATCCGGGCCGTGGGCGAACCTGATCAGCGATTTCGGGACGACCATTTGCGCCTGCTGCGCGCCGTCCGTTTTGCCGCGACTTTTGATTTTACGATTGAATCGGGAACGGCCCTTTCCATAAAACAAAACGCGCCGTTAATCGGCCGGGTCAGCGCCGAAAGAATCCGGCAGGAATTGACAAGGATACTGCTGGAGGCCCGACGGCCGGGCGACGCGCTGGAGATGATGAATTCTTTGGGGTTATTGCATGAAATTCTGCCGGAACTTGAGGCAATGCGCGGCCAGGAACAGCCGCCCCAGTTTCATCCCGAAGGAGACGTTTGGACGCATACCGTCATGATGTTGAACGCGTCGGCGGCATCCCCGCCGGCCGCGCGCGGCGCGCGGCTGGCTTACGCGGTTTTGCTCCACGACGTCGGCAAGCCGGCCACGGCGCGCCGGGCGTCCGACCGGATTCGTTTTAACCGCCATGCCGAATGCGGGGCCGTCATGGCCGCGGCAATCCTCCAGCGTTTGCGCCTGCCTTCCGCGGATATCAAAGCCGTCAGTTATATCATCGGAAATCACATGCGTTTCATGGAAGTGCGCCGCATGCGGAAATCAACCCTGCGGCGACTGGTAACTGCCGCCACTTTTCCGGACGAGCTTGAATTGCACCGGCTTGACTGCGCCGCCAGCCACGGCGATATGCAGAATTATGTTTTTCTGACGGATTTTATGAAGAAATTCAAGAATCAGCCGGTTTTGCCGCCGCCTTTGATCACCGGCCGCGACATTATTGCCCTGGGCGTTCCTCCCGGTCCGGCCGTGGGGCAATTGAAAAAAAATCTTTACGACGCCCAGTTGGAAGGCAGGTTTGCCGGACGGGCCGCGGCGCTGCGCCAGTTGAAAAAAGAATTGACGGTGCAAAATTAA